The genomic stretch TTTAGGCAAGATGCAGCCTTTCCTCAGTGAAACTCCCCTTATTAGTTGGGTCGCCTTCCCCCTTGTGGGGCGCCCCCGCCACTTTGGTTGGTTTTTAAGAAGGCTGAGTATTTACGTAATAATCTCATTAATTCTCTCAGTAACTGTGAGTAATACTATGAGGTAAACACTACAGTTgggcttctctcgtggctcagctggtaaagaatccgcctgcaatgcaagagaccccagttcgatcccttggttgggaagatcccctggaaaagggaacagctacccactccagtattgtggcctggagaatccctatggacagaagagcctggagggctacagtccatggagtctcaaagagttggacacgacgactgaacagctttcactttcaaacactacagttatccccattttacagaagaggaaacggaGGCCGGTGGTGTGGGGCTGAGGTTGAACCGGGTGATCCCGCCTCGCGTGCCCTAACCCGCAGGCTCTCCCCCCTCCTGTCTTCCCTCACCCTCTCATTCCTCTGCCACCACTGACTTGGGCTTCCTACTCGCTTCTCCAGGAACTTCTTGAACATTTGGACctatctttctcttctctgtatctgtatttTAGTAGCACAGGTTCCCACAAGTAATTGGgagtatgtatttaaaaaaaaaaaaaaacatgaagtaGATGTCAGGAGAGAACCTGATTTGGGATATGGCAGAGACTACTGCTGGCACGGATGGGGGAAGATCAAAGATGGACTCCTGGGTGGGGAAAGCATTGGAGCTGGAGCTGCAGTGATGAATTGGGGGAGAGCGGTGGAGACGCAGCGCAGGTGGAGTGGAATAACGTGAAGAAGCCCAGGGGGCCGAAGTCGAGGACTGTTATAGGGGAGGGCTGGATGCATTAAGGGGCGGACAGGGGAGAAGCATTCATTTCTGATGCTGTTTCTGCTTTCCTAAGATAGAATTGGAGCCAAAGGAAGCACTTTGGGCTCTGATGGTGCAACGTCTCCAGTCTCAAATAATTGTCTTCTCCCTACCTCACAGGGTCAAATGATGCATCATTTGAGAAGGTGCTTTGTAAGCTCTGAAGTACTAGAAACGTATGGTATTCCTAACATTGTACTAATGTGATTGGATTTTTTAATCTCACAATGCTGTTCTCTGTGCGAGCGTGTTTCTTCTGAGGCACTCTAAGCATCAGACTGCCCTCAAGTCCGTTGATAAATTTTCCTGACATCCGTTCTAGCTCTTAGCTGGCTTGGGCAGTACCCCATGTCTGGGGGTGAGAGTGAGCATTCACATGCAGGCTGGGACCCAGCTGTGCGGGAGAAGCTCTCTGTGTCCTTTTTCCTTAATGGCTACAGATTAGGGCATGGCTGATTGAAAATCAGTagcaacaacattttaaaaaatttatttctttagctgtgctgggtcttagttgtagcatgagggatctttcatcttcgttgcagcatgagaactctcagttgtggcctgtgggatccagttccctgaccagggattgaacccaggccctctgcattgggagctcggagtcttagtcgctggaccaccagagaagtcccaacaacattttaaagtccttctttccctctccaggCTGACCTCAGGCCCTTCCGCTTTGTTAAGGGTTTGGAGGATATCCTTATAGACTTTTTCTCTGTActcatatgcatgcatgtgtacttCTGAACATACACGTCTGTCTTTATAtacacatcaatttaaaaaataatgtataatacATAATCTGCAATTTGCTTTTTCCATCTAATGGTGTAACAGAGTTAATCCAATTTGCACAAAAGTTTACCTAATTCTTTTTAGCAACTGCACAGTACCCCATCTTATGGCTGCCTCGTGGCTGCCTTTCCCCTCTTGGTGGACTTCTGATTGTTTCTGAATCTTCACAGTTAAAAACAGCACTGCAgagattttctttgaatatatacctTTACTTGCATAGGCAGTGTTTCTCTAAGATGAATTCCTAATGGTAAAATTGCTGGGTTGAAGGCATACAGTTAATGTACATGAACATTTCCACTGTTTATGTAACTGTTCCCTGTCACTGGACATCTGGTCTGTTTTCAGGgttttgtgtttgctttgttATTTTAAGGAGGGCTGTATTACCTTGTATATGTTTTTGCTGGTAGATAGGCATTATTACTATAACCTTGGAATACTCCGTCATAAGGTAACCTGGTTAACTTCAGCAACTTTTACTTCTAGGATTACCACGTTGTCTTGCTTCATGTTTCAAGCGGAGGACAGAGCTTCATTTATGACCTTGACACTGTCCTGCCGTTCCCCTGCCCCTTTGACACATACGTGGAAGATGCCTTTAAGTCTGATGAGGACATCCACCCACAGTTCAGAAGGTGAGGAAATTCCGAGTGGATTCACTTACTTTTCTGAAGTGAGACTTTGACAATTTTAAGTTACTTTGTTTGCGTGTTTGTTTCTGTGTTGGTTTTGTGAAGATTGCTTGTCTTGGCTTCACCATTGAGTTGATATTTGAGAGTCATGTACTACACAGaagattcaaaatattttgaagttttaaaggTTGTCCGTCGTATGAAAGGCTGGCAGTCTTTAAAACTTTGTGTGATGAGATCCAAAACGTTTTCTTCAAGTCAGTTTCGGAATGTCTTTCATACTCTTATTTTTGGGCGtgtgggtggtggggtggtgtGGTGGGGGAGCTGGATGCCATATGACAGCAACGTTGAGAGGAGTATGATAGCCTTCCCTGGTagttagatagtaaagaatcttcccacaatgcaggagacccaggttcaatccctaggtcaggaagatcccctggagaaggcaatggcgacccactccagtattcttatctggagaatcccatggacagaggagcctggcaggctacagtccatgggggtcacaaactGTCCAACACGactagtgactaacactttcatgataTCAACACTGAAAATTATGCCCTTGGCCCCTGATATATTCATTGACTAAGTAAAGGCAGCTGGATAGATTTCCATGCCTTTGTAGTTTGGAATGTCAGCTGATCATTTCTCATGGCATCTTTAACAGATGTTAAAGCCACATATCTGTTTGTGTATCACtaatagtggagaaggaaatgacagctgactccagtattcttgcctggggaattccacggacagaggaacctggtgggctacagcccatggggtcacaagagtcggacacgacttagcgattaaatTATCTGCCTGTCACTAATAGTGcaaaaatgtccatctagttTTGTGCACGTCATAGAAAACAAGTCTCTATAAGAACTGAATTAGAATTTCAGCTGTTACATAATAAGTGTTGGTTTATATGCAGGAAATTTAGAGTGATCCGTGCAGACTCATATCTGAAGAACTTTGCTTCTGACCGATCTCACATGAAAGACTCCAGTGGAAACTGGAGGGAGCCTCCCCCATCGTATCCCTGCATCGAGACTGGAGGTGAGCAAGGGACGCCCTCTCAGAGGGTTTCCCATCAGTGTGCCGGTGAGTGAGTTCCCTTAACCAAGGATAGAAAGAGCACTGTCGTTTGGGTAAGGCTCCCGGAGTGGTGAGGAGGTGAGAGGGAGTGTAGTTGTGTGTATTTATCAGACTCAAACGGAGGCTCATAGAGCAGGATTGGAAGATTTCATGGGAGAGGAAAGGCCTCAGGGAGCCAAACCATGGCCCTGTAGCTGGAATATCGGCCATCCCTGCCTCTGGTCCACCAGCCTTGGGAGAACTGTGTGTTTGTGCCACTTCACCACAGGACTTGTAGAGCCTCCCCTGGTGGGGTTTCGTGTTATGGTGAAGGGAATCCCCTGGTGCCTCTTTGAGACCTGTGAAATCTCTGTAATAAAATCTGCATTAGAAAGGCAGTGAGAGCTGGCTGGTTTTATTGTCCCACTCATCTCATTTATGTGCTTTTAGGCATCAGTCCAGTTAATAATTTCTCTAGACTTAAGTAGATCAAGGGTTCTTCACCATATTACTGTGTCTGGCATTCACCTGGGTGAATTTATGGTGGGAAGTAATTCACAAGGTTGCCATTAATTAGTAAAAACCATCCTCTGATGAGGATGATGCTGTCTGAGTCAAGATGCTCTGCAGGCTGTAAAGGAGGCCAGAAAAATAGTACATTAGAGTTCAGAGTTCAGCAGGGAAGAAAGTAAAAAGTGTATTTGGTATATTTGAAGGAAGATTCCATCTCTGATGTTTGAGGCTCTCTGTGGAAAGCtctcatgatttttaaagttcatattgGCATTGCTTTGGGTCCACCAACCTGGTTCCCAGGCTCAGCACCAGAACGGGGCTAGCTTAGGTCAAGAGAGGGCTTCGTGGGTCTTGCTTTCCTCTCACACCTTACTGGGTATGGTCTGGACAGTGCCTGGTGGCTCCCTGTGTCTTCCACATAGGAGCACTGACATAGGAGCTGACACGTCGTAAGCCTTCAGTACACCTTGTCAGCCCCCGTCCTCTTTGACTTGTTCCTTTGGGTTTTGGTGACTGCTTCCCAGGGGTGCTGTTTGTGCCAGCCCCCTCCTATCTTATATTCATCTCCTCTTCACTTGGCAGACATGAACACTGGAGTCCATGAAGGTCCAGCCCTCTGCCTGCCCCTGGGGCACAGCTGGAGGGTGGCAGGGTTTGTTACCTCCCTGTGCTCCAGAGCAGGGAAGGGGATGTCTCTTTTTGCCCCTGTGTAACTAGCTCATTGGGGGCCTCCAGAGTTTGAGGTTGGGAATCTGCTCTGAAGTGTGGGGTAAACATACCAGTTTCTCATGTAGTAATTTAACCATGTGGCCATGTTTTCTTGTGTGGTCAATCCATTAATTCAGTCCCTGTATTTATCAATTGaactgacccaggaatggaactggggtctcctgcattccaggtggattctttaccagctgagctaccagggaagccctatttatcaAAGGAATGTGTTCAAAGCTAGGATAAGGGGGAATTACttttagctcagtcatgtctgactctttgcaacccaatggactacacagtctgtggaattctccaggccagaatattggagtcggctattcccttctccaggggatcttcccaacctagggattgaacccaggtctgtactgcaggtgtattctttaccagctgagccaccagggaagccccatttatcaAAGGAATGTGTTTGAAGTTAGGATAAGGGGGGATTACTTTTAGCTAATTAATAttgccttattttttaaaaaaaagttaaagaagaaaagGTTCAAGAAGACATCAAACTTGCAATTAATGCCTGTTTTAGATACTTTCATAGCAGCTTTACTTGGTTCCCTGCATTTAGTTATGGAATTGGCCCTTAGGGGCTAAAATTTATCACGTTTCATTCATTGCACATTATATTTTGGCTCCAACATTTAATAATTTTGGTGGCCATGAGTCTGCAGGCCCACTCTTTTTAATTCCGCGTTTAGTGTATTTTAAATGAGGGAAActaccccctcttttttttttgcccatctCTGATAAGAAGGAAACCAAGATTCACAGTCTTGCACCCCTGCACTAAAGCTCAGTCAGCACCAGCCTTTAATGGCTCAGTTTTTAAGGACCTTTCTCAAGTCTTGGACCGAACTATAGGGTACACCATGactgtccctttctctttctaAGCCCTTTGCTGCCTCTGTCCTTTCGTTTTCCTGTTTTCAAACGGTGTGTTATAGTGACACTGGCTAATTTGAGCCTAGCTGGAGGACCAGTGTTATATGTAAATAGAAATGTTATAGTGCCTCTTAGGGGGATACAGACAAATGCtgattcattatatattgatctttaaaatttttttaattttatttttaaatgctggtaGGTGTTGAATGCCTGCAgataataatcattttttatttaattgcatTAAAAAGTCCTAGAAAATGAATACCACTGTATTTCAGAACTTGAGGTTTCCTTTAGCCATTTGGTAAAGATTTTAGCTGACTTACATGGAGTAAGTCAGGTAAGTACATCTACCCCAGGTAAGCAAGAACTTTTACCCCTTCTTTCCTGGGAGGCGCCTGTCTTTCCTTTATTTTGGATTACTTGGTCATCCTGCATCCCTGGCTGTCTGACCACATCAACAGAAGTCCTGGTTTTGCTGATTATCTAGCTTTTTTGTTGTAAGACTCTTTCTAGTGTTCTGTATTCCAAGTGTTTaccttcatttttgaaaagatatatttgtTAGATAATATACGCTAgttttacatgttttttctttCCGTTTTTTAAAGAtgtctctctcttgttttctgcTTGCTTAGTTTCTGATCAAGGAGCATGCTGTTCTTATATTTGTTTGTGTAAATGTAGTGtatctcccccccacccccggctgctttttaaggttttttttctctttatttcccatTTCCAGCAATTTGATTATGATCGACTGTAGTTTTCTTTAGATTTAGTCCACATGAGGTTTGTTCAGATTCTTAGATTGGTagatttatagttttcatcaaatttggaaacatttggctattatttcttcaaatgtttcCTTTGACCACCACCTCTATCCCTCCCGTTTAAAACAAATTCTTGTCCTTCACCTACGCATATGTTAGATGCcttgttcttattttattaagtcaatgatcacttttttttcagactttttctGTATGTGTTTCATTTTGAATAATTATTTTGTCTGTAAATTCATTCATCTTATCTGCTGCATTAATTTGCTGTTAATCCCatccagtgcatttttttttcattttacatattttatctttttatctctaAAAATTCCACTTGGGGCTGATTTAATATCTCCCATTTCTCTCTGTTGTGCCCACGTTTTCCTCTACCCTTTTGAATATACAGTGTGTGTTCATAATAGCTGATCCTTGTCTGCTGGTTGCGTTATCTCTGTCATTTCAGTCTGCTTATGTTGATGGATTTGGTCCTGATGTTGAGTCgcgttttcctgtttctttgtgtgATTCACACAAAATCATTTGTGTGCTGGTTATTTGGTTGGTTATTTGGTTATTTGGTTGGGTGCTGGACTTTGTGAATTTTACATTGTTAGTTGTTAGATCTTGAGgtacttttaaaaacaatattggaTTCGGTTCGGTCAGGTGGGTCCTTTCAAGGCTTGCTCTttcagtatgggcttcccaggcggcactagtagtaaagaacccacctgccaatgcaggagacataagaggcgcgagttcgatccctgagtcaagaagatcccctgtatAATACCCTGTataatacccactccagtattcttgcctagagaatcccgtggagagaggagcctggtgggctatggtccatggggtcgcacagagttggacacaactgaagcaactgaatatGCAGTGCAGATTGTCAGCAGCCTTTCACCCTGCGCTCATTTAGCCCCGCTACTCGGGTGTAACCCTTTTGAGGATTCTGCTAAATGCCCATGTGTTATGAATTCTCTCCCCCTTGGCTGGTGGGGACTATGGAAGTTCTGGGAGTTTTTAGACCAGCTGCTTTCTGGGCTTCTTTCCTGGCTTCATGAGTTCAGTTCTTGAGGGTAGAGGGTGAGTCGCCTCTGCAGAAATCTAGAGCACTGTCTGCGTAGCTCCGTCCTCTTCCACACTCTGTCCCCAACATGTAGCCACTGTGCCCTGCTGGACTCAGGTCTCTGTTTTCCCACGGGCAGAACCCCCGTGCTGTTCGTGTTGCTCCTGTGCTGTGGTCTGGACATGCTCCCTGGGCAGTGAACTGGAGGGTCCTCGGGCTCCCTCCCTTGTCTGTGCTTTCTTAGCAGTCAGTCGTGTTGCCCATTGTCTGGCTTGTGGAAAGAGTTGCTGAATATACTCTGTCCTCTTTCCTGACGGTTTTTGATAGGAGTACAGTTCTATAACTATTCCTTGATGAGGACGAGAAGAAATGTgtacacacttttaaaaaatacatggtatggaaaatttaaatcatataCAAAACTAGACAGAAAATGAGACTTTCAACAGTTATCAGCTCATAGCTGATAGCCCATCCATTTCCCCCCTCTTGTATTATGTTGAAGTGAATTCCAGATATTAGGTACTTTCAactctaaatatttcagtatgaatctctaaaatataaagaTTAGTTTATTTAAAGTATGACTACAGTGTCATTATTACAGctaaaaaaattaacagttcTTTAAAATCAGCATTTATCTCTCTAGTCAGTGTTTAGATTCACAGTTATCTCATAAAGTTGTAATCTTTTTCCTATAGTACATTTATTTGAATTATCCAGATAAAACCCCTACCTTGTGCTTGGTTGTTATGTCTCTGTGGagtctttttttaatatgtagaGATTCCTAGTCCAgctctttttttccttgtaatttatttgttgaagCAATGAATCTGGGAGAAAGGTCTGGTTTTGCGGATTATATCTCTTGTATCTTCTGAATTTCCTATAAATTGGCCGTTGTATCCAGTAGATCAGCAGTTTATTTGTGCGTGTTTcatctaactttttattttgacataGCTTCAGATTGCTAGAGAGTTGGGTAAAACAGCACAGAAAGTTCCTTTGTACTTTTTACTCAAATTCTAGGGTATCTGAGAAAACGATGGCGTAATTATCTAAAGCAAGAAAACAATAAATCAGTGCAAAAATATCAGCACAGTACTGTTCACTTGCAGACCTTATTTATAGTTTGTGATTTTTACCccagtttcttttttctggtcCAGAATCTAACCCAGGATATTACGTGTAATTGCCATGTCTCCTCACGCTCCTTCATCTGtgacaatttcttttttcctttacttttacaCTTTCGCCCttttgaaggggcttccctggtggctcagcggtaaagaatctttcttccagtgcagaagatgtgggtttgatctctgggttggaaagatctcctcatgatatggcaacccactccagtattcttgcctgggaagtcccatggacagaagagcctggtgggccaaagtccatggggtcacaaaagagtcaaacacaacttagcaactaaacagcaacccTTTCGAAGGATACTGATCAGTGACTGTGTATGGTGtccctcagtttgggtttgtGTGATGTTTTTCATGATTCAATTGAGGTTATACATTTGAGACAAGAATAGCACAGAATGATATTGATCCCTTATGAAACCTTTGAATAATTTTCCCTACTTTTGGTCTTTGGGGCTGTTAAACCAGAATTGTGCCTGCAGTGGACatttctttcatgtatttttttagattccaagatGAACCTGAATGATTTTATCAGCATGGATCCTGAGGTCGGATGGGGAGCCGTCTACTCACTGCCTGAGTTTGTACATCGGTTTAGCAGCCAGAACTACTGAACTTGACCTCTGGATGTGGTGCTGCAGAGAAACCCTAGAACCTGAACAATCTACCCCTTCATCTGAGACAGCAAACATTACGGTACATTTGGCTTGGAATTATGCTTTCCCCTTTTAATTCAGTTGAATTGAAAAGGATAAATAGAAACCATTTTTTTGATATGTCAGGTTGAAACTTGATGTAGTTGCTCAGATATTCCTACTGTTCATTTGTTAAAACCTGTGAAGACTTATGCCAGTAATTGCTTTTTGTTATGATATTGATAGGTGGACTTTGTGTCTCTTTTGGATGTATCATGTCTCTCCAGCTCcactgtaagctccttgagggcagggccgTGGCCCATTGCTTTGTGAATCTCTGATGCCCATAAAAGATGCCCGTAAAATGTTTGCTAGTAACTGTGCTACTGCT from Bos mutus isolate GX-2022 chromosome 14, NWIPB_WYAK_1.1, whole genome shotgun sequence encodes the following:
- the NTAQ1 gene encoding protein N-terminal glutamine amidohydrolase isoform X2, with the translated sequence MEGDAPVAAAAHYQPASPPRDACVYNSCYCEENIWKLCEYIKNHDQYPLEECYAVFISNERKMDYHVVLLHVSSGGQSFIYDLDTVLPFPCPFDTYVEDAFKSDEDIHPQFRRKFRVIRADSYLKNFASDRSHMKDSSGNWREPPPSYPCIETGDSKMNLNDFISMDPEVGWGAVYSLPEFVHRFSSQNY
- the NTAQ1 gene encoding protein N-terminal glutamine amidohydrolase isoform X1 produces the protein MEGDAPVAAAAHYQPASPPRDACVYNSCYCEENIWKLCEYIKNHDQYPLEECYAVFISNERKMIPIWKQQARPGDGPVIWDYHVVLLHVSSGGQSFIYDLDTVLPFPCPFDTYVEDAFKSDEDIHPQFRRKFRVIRADSYLKNFASDRSHMKDSSGNWREPPPSYPCIETGDSKMNLNDFISMDPEVGWGAVYSLPEFVHRFSSQNY